A single genomic interval of Adhaeribacter pallidiroseus harbors:
- a CDS encoding M20/M25/M40 family metallo-hydrolase, with amino-acid sequence MKYLFYTGAFCLLLLRQVSAQNTISAAEVSRIVKTLAADDMQGRQAFTPGNTKAAQFIQSEFKKAGLQPMPGLSSFEQKFHVYQVESVQNSLVLDGDNLPQESYFIQTSAQKVVLNQSSPALTNITRIAAQDNLSQKFQAVLAAKKSSLVLIDTAHAEMFKRYRHYLGRNNVHLQLDSTTLVFALTKNLQPKQVQVTAINKITPKSLQNVVAYLPGKSRKNEFVIFSAHYDHIGVLPAVNNDSIANGADDDASGTTAVIALARYFKKLNNNARSLIFVAFTAEEIGGYGSQYFSKQLNPQQITAMFNIEMIGKVAQFGKNAGFMTGFDKSDLGTIFQKNLSGTKFTLHPDPYIKENLFYRSDNATLARLGVPAHTISSDKIDTDQLYHSVEDEFASLDVTNMTHLIEAIAQGARSVIAGKATPTRIQAKDVE; translated from the coding sequence ATGAAATATCTTTTTTATACCGGCGCTTTTTGCTTGTTACTGCTGCGCCAGGTTTCGGCCCAAAATACCATATCGGCCGCGGAAGTAAGCCGGATTGTAAAAACCTTAGCCGCCGACGACATGCAGGGGCGCCAAGCTTTTACCCCGGGCAATACCAAGGCGGCGCAGTTTATTCAGTCAGAATTTAAAAAAGCGGGCTTGCAACCCATGCCGGGACTTTCTTCTTTCGAGCAAAAGTTTCATGTTTACCAAGTAGAATCCGTGCAAAACAGCTTGGTTCTGGATGGGGATAATTTGCCCCAGGAATCTTATTTTATACAAACCAGCGCCCAAAAGGTAGTTTTAAACCAAAGTAGCCCGGCTTTAACCAACATAACCCGGATTGCGGCCCAGGATAATTTGAGTCAGAAGTTTCAGGCGGTTTTAGCGGCAAAGAAAAGTAGCCTGGTGCTGATCGATACCGCCCACGCCGAAATGTTTAAACGTTACCGCCATTACCTCGGCCGGAATAATGTGCACCTGCAGTTAGACAGCACTACCTTGGTTTTTGCGCTTACCAAAAACCTGCAGCCCAAACAAGTACAGGTTACCGCCATAAACAAAATTACCCCGAAAAGTTTGCAAAACGTAGTGGCCTATTTACCCGGTAAATCGCGCAAAAACGAGTTTGTTATTTTCTCGGCGCATTACGATCATATTGGCGTATTGCCGGCCGTTAACAACGATTCCATCGCCAACGGGGCCGATGATGATGCTTCCGGAACTACCGCCGTGATTGCTTTGGCCCGGTATTTTAAAAAATTAAACAACAATGCCCGCAGCCTGATTTTTGTAGCTTTTACCGCCGAAGAAATTGGTGGTTACGGCTCCCAGTATTTCTCGAAGCAACTAAATCCGCAGCAAATTACGGCCATGTTTAACATCGAAATGATTGGCAAAGTAGCGCAGTTTGGCAAAAATGCCGGCTTTATGACCGGTTTCGATAAATCGGATTTAGGTACGATTTTTCAAAAAAACCTCAGCGGTACCAAGTTTACTCTTCACCCGGACCCGTATATTAAAGAAAACTTATTTTACCGTTCCGATAATGCCACGCTGGCCCGGTTGGGCGTACCGGCCCACACCATCTCTTCCGATAAAATTGATACCGATCAGTTATACCACTCCGTAGAGGATGAGTTTGCCAGCCTGGATGTAACCAACATGACCCACCT